From the genome of Symphalangus syndactylus isolate Jambi chromosome 7, NHGRI_mSymSyn1-v2.1_pri, whole genome shotgun sequence, one region includes:
- the RECQL4 gene encoding ATP-dependent DNA helicase Q4 isoform X2, translating to MERLRDVRERLQAWERAFWRQRGRRPSQDDVEAAPEETRALYREYRTLKRTTGQAGGGPRSSESLPAAAEEAPEPHCWGPHLNRAATQSPQPTPGRSCQGSVPDYGQRLKANLKGTLQAGPALGRRPWPLGRPSSKTPTPKPPGTGPVLSFAEKASDEPPHPPEPQPRPGRLQHLQASLSQRLGSLDPGWLQRCHSEVPDFLGAPKACRPDLGSEESQLLPPAESAVLGPGAGSQGPEASALQEVSIGAGSPQPSSSRGEKRRRNKEPWGSPAQVQQESSQAEPPLEGAGAVALEEDPPGEPIQAQPPQPCSSPSTPRYHGLSPSSQARAGKAEGTAHLHIFPRLACHDRGNYVRLNMKQKRYVRGRALRGRLLRKQAWKQKWRKKGESFGGGGATVTIKESCFLNEQFDHWAARCPQPASEEDTDPVGPGPLVPAPQPVPEVPSLDPAVLPLYSLGPSGQLAETPAEVFQALKLLGHQAFRPGQERAVMRILSGISTLLVLPTGAGKSLCYQLPALLYTQRSPCLTLVVSPLLSLMDDQVSGLPPCLKAACIHSGMTRKQRESVLQKVRAAQVHVLMLTPEALVGSGGLPPATRLPPVAFACIDEAHCLSQWSHNFRPCYLRVCKVLRERMGVHCFLGLTATATRRTASDVAQHLAVAKEPGLHGPAPVPANLHLSVSMDRDTDQALLTLLQGERFRNLDSIIIYCNRREDTERIAALLRTCLHAARVPGSGGRAPKTTAEAYHAGMCSRERRRVQRAFMQGQLRVVVATVAFGMGLDRPDVRAVLHLGLPPSFESYVQAVGRAGRDGQPAHCHLFLQPQGEDLRELRRHVHADSTDFLAVKRLVQRVFPACTCTRLPPEQEGAMGEERPVPKYPPQEAEQLGGHQAAPGPRRACTGHERALPIQLTVQALDMPEEAIETLLCYLELHPRHWLELLATTYTHCRLNCPGGPAQLQALAHRCPPLAVCLAQRLPEDPGQGSSSVEFDMVKLVDSMGWELASVRQALCQLQWDHKPRTGVRRGTGVLVEFSELAFHLRSPGDLTPEEKDQICDFLYGRVQARERQALARLRRTFQAFHSVAFPSCGPCLEQQDEGRSTRLKDLLGHYFEEEEAQGPGGMEDAQAPEPGQARVSALQDWEDQVRGDIRQFLSLRPEEKFSGRAVARIFHGIGSPCYPAQVYGQDRRFWRKYLHLNFHALVGLATEELLRVAR from the exons ATGGAGCGGCTGCGGGACGTGCGGGAGCGGCTGCAGGCGTGGGAGCGCGCGTTCTGGCGGCAGCGCGGGCGGCGACCGAGCCAG GACGACGTGGAGGCGGCGCCGGAGGAGACACGCG CGCTCTACCGGGAGTACCGCACTCTGAAGCGGACCACGGGCCAGGCCGGCGGCGGGCCCCGCAGCTCCGAGTCGCTCCCCGCGGCGGCCGAAGAG GCGCCAGAGCCCCATTGCTGGGGGCCCCATCTGAATCGGGCTGCGACCCAGAGTCCACAACCTACGCCAGGGCGGAGCTGCCAGGGCTCGGTGCCGGACTACGGGCAGCGGCTCAAGGCCAATCTGAAAGGCACCCTGCAG GCCGGACCAGCCCTGGGCCGCAGACCCTGGCCTCTAGGAAGACCCTCATCCAAGACGCCCACCCCAAAGCCCCCAGGTACAGGGCCTGTCCTCTCCTTTGCAGAAAAAGCCAGTGATGAGCCTCCACATCCCCCTGAGCCCCAGCCAAGGCCAGGCCGGCTCCAGCATCTGCAGGCATCCCTGAGCCAGCGGCTGGGCTCCCTAGATCCTGGCTGGTTACAGCGATGTCACAGTGAGGTCCCAGATTTTCTGGGGGCCCCCAAAGCCTGCAGGCCTGATCTAGGCTCAGAGGAATCACAACTTCTGCCCCCTGCTGAGTCGGCTGTCCTTGGTCCTGGTGCTGGCTCCCAGGGCCCAGAGGCTTCAGCCCTCCAAGAAGTCAGCATCGGTGCAGGGAGTCCCCAGCCCAGCAGCAGTCGAGGCGAGAAGCGGAGACGGAACAAGGAGCCCTGGGGGAGCCCCGCACAGGTCCAGCAGGAGAGCAGCCAGGCTGAACCCCCATTGGAGGGGGCTGGGGCTGTAGCACTTGAGGAAGACCCTCCAGGGGAACCCATACAGGCACAGCCACCTCAGCCCTGCAGCAGCCCGTCGACCCCCAGGTACCACGGACTCAGCCCCTCCAGTCAGGCTAGGGCTGGGAAGGCTGAGGGCACAGCCCACCTGCACATCTTCCCTAGGCTGGCCTGCCATGACAGGGGCAATTATGTACGGCTCAACATGAAGCAGAAACGCTATGTGCGGGGCCGGGCGCTCCGTGGCAGGCTCCTCCGCAAGCAG GCATGGAAGCAGAAGTGGCGGAAGAAAGGGGAGTCCTTTGGGGGTGGTGGTGCCACAGTCACAATCAAGGAGTCTTGCTTCCTGAATGAGCAGTTCGATCACTGGGCAGCCCGGTGTCCCCAGCCAG cGAGTGAGGAAGACACAGACCCTGTTGGGCCTGGGCCGCTGGTTCCTGCACCACAACCTGTACCTGAGGTGCCCAGCCTGGACCCTGCTGTGCTGCCACTCTACTCCCTGGGGCCCTCAGGGCAGCTGGCAG AGACGCCGGCTGAGGTGTTCCAGGCCCTGAAGCTGCTGGGGCACCAAGCCTTCCGCCCTGGGCAGGAGCGTGCAGTCATGCGGATCCTGTCTG GCATCTCCACGCTGCTGGTGCTGCCTACAGGTGCCGGCAAGTCCCTGTGCTACCAGCTCCCGGCGCTGCTCTACACTCAGCGCAGCCCCTGCCTCACGTTGGTCGTCTCTCCCCTGCTGTCACTCATGGACGACCAG GTGTCTGGCCTGCCACCGTGTCTCAAGGCGGCCTGCATACACTCGGGCATGACCAGGAAGCAACGGGAATCTGTCCTGCAGAAG GTTCGGGCAGCCCAGGTACATGTGCTGATGCTGACACCTGAAGCGCTGGTGGGGTCGGGAGGCCTCCCTCCAGCCACACGGCTGCCTCCAGTTGCTTTTGCCTGTATTGATGAGGCCCACTGCCTCTCCCAGTGGTCCCACAACTTCCGGCCCTGCTATCTGCGTGTCTGCAAG GTGCTTCGGGAGCGCATGGGTGTGCACTGCTTCCTGGGCCTCACAGCCACAGCCACACGCCGCACTGCCAGTGACGTGGCACAGCACTTGGCTGTGGCCAAAGAGCCTGGCCTCCATGGGCCAGCCCCAGTTCCCGCCAACCTGCACCTTTCCGTGTCCATGGACAGGGACACAGACCAG GCACTGTTGACGCTGCTGCAAGGCGAACGTTTTCGAAACCTGGATTCCATTATCATTTACTGCAACCGGCGTGAGGACACAGAGCGGATCGCTGCGCTCCTCCGAACCTGCCTGCACGCAGCCCGGGTCCCAGGGTCTGGAG GTCGTGCCCCCAAAACCACGGCCGAGGCCTACCACGCAGGCATGTGCAGCCGGGAACGGCGGCGGGTACAGCGGGCCTTCATGCAGGGCCAGTTGCGGGTGGTGGTGGCCACGGTGGCCTTCGGGATGGGGCTGGACCGGCCAGATGTGCGGGCTGTGCTGCATCTGGGGCTGCCCCCAAGCTTCGAGAGCTACGTGCAGGCCGTGGGCCGGGCCGGGCGTGACGGGCAGCCTGCCCACTGCCACCTCTTCCTGCAGCCCCAG GGCGAAGACCTGCGAGAGCTGCGCAGACACGTGCATGCCGACAGCACGGACTTCCTGGCTGTGAAGAGGCTGGTACAGCGCGTGTTCCCAGCCTGCACCTGCACCAGGCTGCCCCCGGAGCAGGAAGGGGCCATGGGTGAAGAGAGGCCTGTGCCCAAGTACCCCCCTCAAGAGGCTGAACAGCTTGGTGGCCACCAAGCAGCCCCAGGACCCAGAAGGGCCTGCACGGGCCATGAGCGGGCACTCCCAATACAGCTTACTGTACAGGCTCTGGACATGCCGGAGGAGG CCATTGAGACTTTGCTGTGCTACCTGGAGCTGCACCCACGCCACTGGCTGGAGCTGCTGGCGACCACCTATACCCACTGCCGTCTGAACTGCCCTGGGGGCCCTGCCCAGCTTCAGGCCCTGGCCCACAG GTGTCCCCCTTTGGCTGTGTGCTTGGCCCAGCGACTGCCTGAGGACCCGGGGCAAGGCAGCAGTTCCGTGGAGTTTGACATGGTCAAGCTGGTAGACTCCATGGGCTGGGAGCTGGCCTCTGTGCGGCAGGCTCTCTGCCAGCTGCAGTGGGACCACAAGCCCAGGACAG GTGTGCGGCGTGGGACAGGGGTGCTTGTGGAGTTCAGTGAGCTGGCCTTCCACCTTCGCAGCCCGGGGGACCTGACCCCTGAGGAGAAGGACCAGATCTGTGACTTCCTCTATGGCCGTGTGCAGGCCCGGGAGCGCCAGGCCCTGGCCCGTCTGCGCAGAACCTTCCAGGCCTTTCACAG TGTGGCCTTCCCCAGCTGCGGGCCCTGCCTGGAGCAGCAGGATGAGGGGCGCAGCACCAGGCTCAAGGACCTGCTCGGCCACTACTTTGAGGAAGAGGAAGCACAGGGGCCGGGAGGCATGGAGGACGCACAGGCCCCCGAGCCAGGGCAGGCCAGAGTGAGTGCA CTCCAGGATTGGGAGGACCAGGTCCGCGGCGACATCCGCCAGTTTCTGTCCCTGAGGCCGGAGGAGAAGTTCTCGGGCAGGGCTGTGGCCCGCATCTTCCATGGCATCG GAAGCCCCTGCTACCCAGCCCAGGTGTACGGGCAGGACCGGCGCTTCTGGAGAAAATACCTGCACCTGAACTTCCACGCCCTGGTGGGCCTGGCCACGGAAGAGCTCCTGCGGGTGGCCCGCTGA
- the RECQL4 gene encoding ATP-dependent DNA helicase Q4 isoform X8: MERLRDVRERLQAWERAFWRQRGRRPSQDDVEAAPEETRALYREYRTLKRTTGQAGGGPRSSESLPAAAEEAPEPHCWGPHLNRAATQSPQPTPGRSCQGSVPDYGQRLKANLKGTLQAGPALGRRPWPLGRPSSKTPTPKPPGTGPVLSFAEKASDEPPHPPEPQPRPGRLQHLQASLSQRLGSLDPGWLQRCHSEVPDFLGAPKACRPDLGSEESQLLPPAESAVLGPGAGSQGPEASALQEVSIGAGSPQPSSSRGEKRRRNKEPWGSPAQVQQESSQAEPPLEGAGAVALEEDPPGEPIQAQPPQPCSSPSTPRLACHDRGNYVRLNMKQKRYVRGRALRGRLLRKQAWKQKWRKKGESFGGGGATVTIKESCFLNEQFDHWAARCPQPASEEDTDPVGPGPLVPAPQPVPEVPSLDPAVLPLYSLGPSGQLAETPAEVFQALKLLGHQAFRPGQERAVMRILSGISTLLVLPTGAGKSLCYQLPALLYTQRSPCLTLVVSPLLSLMDDQVSGLPPCLKAACIHSGMTRKQRESVLQKVRAAQVHVLMLTPEALVGSGGLPPATRLPPVAFACIDEAHCLSQWSHNFRPCYLRVCKVLRERMGVHCFLGLTATATRRTASDVAQHLAVAKEPGLHGPAPVPANLHLSVSMDRDTDQALLTLLQGERFRNLDSIIIYCNRREDTERIAALLRTCLHAARVPGSGGRAPKTTAEAYHAGMCSRERRRVQRAFMQGQLRVVVATVAFGMGLDRPDVRAVLHLGLPPSFESYVQAVGRAGRDGQPAHCHLFLQPQGEDLRELRRHVHADSTDFLAVKRLVQRVFPACTCTRLPPEQEGAMGEERPVPKYPPQEAEQLGGHQAAPGPRRACTGHERALPIQLTVQALDMPEEAIETLLCYLELHPRHWLELLATTYTHCRLNCPGGPAQLQALAHRCPPLAVCLAQRLPEDPGQGSSSVEFDMVKLVDSMGWELASVRQALCQLQWDHKPRTGVRRGTGVLVEFSELAFHLRSPGDLTPEEKDQICDFLYGRVQARERQALARLRRTFQAFHSVAFPSCGPCLEQQDEGRSTRLKDLLGHYFEEEEAQGPGGMEDAQAPEPGQARLQDWEDQVRGDIRQFLSLRPEEKFSGRAVARIFHGIGSPCYPAQVYGQDRRFWRKYLHLNFHALVGLATEELLRVAR, from the exons ATGGAGCGGCTGCGGGACGTGCGGGAGCGGCTGCAGGCGTGGGAGCGCGCGTTCTGGCGGCAGCGCGGGCGGCGACCGAGCCAG GACGACGTGGAGGCGGCGCCGGAGGAGACACGCG CGCTCTACCGGGAGTACCGCACTCTGAAGCGGACCACGGGCCAGGCCGGCGGCGGGCCCCGCAGCTCCGAGTCGCTCCCCGCGGCGGCCGAAGAG GCGCCAGAGCCCCATTGCTGGGGGCCCCATCTGAATCGGGCTGCGACCCAGAGTCCACAACCTACGCCAGGGCGGAGCTGCCAGGGCTCGGTGCCGGACTACGGGCAGCGGCTCAAGGCCAATCTGAAAGGCACCCTGCAG GCCGGACCAGCCCTGGGCCGCAGACCCTGGCCTCTAGGAAGACCCTCATCCAAGACGCCCACCCCAAAGCCCCCAGGTACAGGGCCTGTCCTCTCCTTTGCAGAAAAAGCCAGTGATGAGCCTCCACATCCCCCTGAGCCCCAGCCAAGGCCAGGCCGGCTCCAGCATCTGCAGGCATCCCTGAGCCAGCGGCTGGGCTCCCTAGATCCTGGCTGGTTACAGCGATGTCACAGTGAGGTCCCAGATTTTCTGGGGGCCCCCAAAGCCTGCAGGCCTGATCTAGGCTCAGAGGAATCACAACTTCTGCCCCCTGCTGAGTCGGCTGTCCTTGGTCCTGGTGCTGGCTCCCAGGGCCCAGAGGCTTCAGCCCTCCAAGAAGTCAGCATCGGTGCAGGGAGTCCCCAGCCCAGCAGCAGTCGAGGCGAGAAGCGGAGACGGAACAAGGAGCCCTGGGGGAGCCCCGCACAGGTCCAGCAGGAGAGCAGCCAGGCTGAACCCCCATTGGAGGGGGCTGGGGCTGTAGCACTTGAGGAAGACCCTCCAGGGGAACCCATACAGGCACAGCCACCTCAGCCCTGCAGCAGCCCGTCGACCCCCAG GCTGGCCTGCCATGACAGGGGCAATTATGTACGGCTCAACATGAAGCAGAAACGCTATGTGCGGGGCCGGGCGCTCCGTGGCAGGCTCCTCCGCAAGCAG GCATGGAAGCAGAAGTGGCGGAAGAAAGGGGAGTCCTTTGGGGGTGGTGGTGCCACAGTCACAATCAAGGAGTCTTGCTTCCTGAATGAGCAGTTCGATCACTGGGCAGCCCGGTGTCCCCAGCCAG cGAGTGAGGAAGACACAGACCCTGTTGGGCCTGGGCCGCTGGTTCCTGCACCACAACCTGTACCTGAGGTGCCCAGCCTGGACCCTGCTGTGCTGCCACTCTACTCCCTGGGGCCCTCAGGGCAGCTGGCAG AGACGCCGGCTGAGGTGTTCCAGGCCCTGAAGCTGCTGGGGCACCAAGCCTTCCGCCCTGGGCAGGAGCGTGCAGTCATGCGGATCCTGTCTG GCATCTCCACGCTGCTGGTGCTGCCTACAGGTGCCGGCAAGTCCCTGTGCTACCAGCTCCCGGCGCTGCTCTACACTCAGCGCAGCCCCTGCCTCACGTTGGTCGTCTCTCCCCTGCTGTCACTCATGGACGACCAG GTGTCTGGCCTGCCACCGTGTCTCAAGGCGGCCTGCATACACTCGGGCATGACCAGGAAGCAACGGGAATCTGTCCTGCAGAAG GTTCGGGCAGCCCAGGTACATGTGCTGATGCTGACACCTGAAGCGCTGGTGGGGTCGGGAGGCCTCCCTCCAGCCACACGGCTGCCTCCAGTTGCTTTTGCCTGTATTGATGAGGCCCACTGCCTCTCCCAGTGGTCCCACAACTTCCGGCCCTGCTATCTGCGTGTCTGCAAG GTGCTTCGGGAGCGCATGGGTGTGCACTGCTTCCTGGGCCTCACAGCCACAGCCACACGCCGCACTGCCAGTGACGTGGCACAGCACTTGGCTGTGGCCAAAGAGCCTGGCCTCCATGGGCCAGCCCCAGTTCCCGCCAACCTGCACCTTTCCGTGTCCATGGACAGGGACACAGACCAG GCACTGTTGACGCTGCTGCAAGGCGAACGTTTTCGAAACCTGGATTCCATTATCATTTACTGCAACCGGCGTGAGGACACAGAGCGGATCGCTGCGCTCCTCCGAACCTGCCTGCACGCAGCCCGGGTCCCAGGGTCTGGAG GTCGTGCCCCCAAAACCACGGCCGAGGCCTACCACGCAGGCATGTGCAGCCGGGAACGGCGGCGGGTACAGCGGGCCTTCATGCAGGGCCAGTTGCGGGTGGTGGTGGCCACGGTGGCCTTCGGGATGGGGCTGGACCGGCCAGATGTGCGGGCTGTGCTGCATCTGGGGCTGCCCCCAAGCTTCGAGAGCTACGTGCAGGCCGTGGGCCGGGCCGGGCGTGACGGGCAGCCTGCCCACTGCCACCTCTTCCTGCAGCCCCAG GGCGAAGACCTGCGAGAGCTGCGCAGACACGTGCATGCCGACAGCACGGACTTCCTGGCTGTGAAGAGGCTGGTACAGCGCGTGTTCCCAGCCTGCACCTGCACCAGGCTGCCCCCGGAGCAGGAAGGGGCCATGGGTGAAGAGAGGCCTGTGCCCAAGTACCCCCCTCAAGAGGCTGAACAGCTTGGTGGCCACCAAGCAGCCCCAGGACCCAGAAGGGCCTGCACGGGCCATGAGCGGGCACTCCCAATACAGCTTACTGTACAGGCTCTGGACATGCCGGAGGAGG CCATTGAGACTTTGCTGTGCTACCTGGAGCTGCACCCACGCCACTGGCTGGAGCTGCTGGCGACCACCTATACCCACTGCCGTCTGAACTGCCCTGGGGGCCCTGCCCAGCTTCAGGCCCTGGCCCACAG GTGTCCCCCTTTGGCTGTGTGCTTGGCCCAGCGACTGCCTGAGGACCCGGGGCAAGGCAGCAGTTCCGTGGAGTTTGACATGGTCAAGCTGGTAGACTCCATGGGCTGGGAGCTGGCCTCTGTGCGGCAGGCTCTCTGCCAGCTGCAGTGGGACCACAAGCCCAGGACAG GTGTGCGGCGTGGGACAGGGGTGCTTGTGGAGTTCAGTGAGCTGGCCTTCCACCTTCGCAGCCCGGGGGACCTGACCCCTGAGGAGAAGGACCAGATCTGTGACTTCCTCTATGGCCGTGTGCAGGCCCGGGAGCGCCAGGCCCTGGCCCGTCTGCGCAGAACCTTCCAGGCCTTTCACAG TGTGGCCTTCCCCAGCTGCGGGCCCTGCCTGGAGCAGCAGGATGAGGGGCGCAGCACCAGGCTCAAGGACCTGCTCGGCCACTACTTTGAGGAAGAGGAAGCACAGGGGCCGGGAGGCATGGAGGACGCACAGGCCCCCGAGCCAGGGCAGGCCAGA CTCCAGGATTGGGAGGACCAGGTCCGCGGCGACATCCGCCAGTTTCTGTCCCTGAGGCCGGAGGAGAAGTTCTCGGGCAGGGCTGTGGCCCGCATCTTCCATGGCATCG GAAGCCCCTGCTACCCAGCCCAGGTGTACGGGCAGGACCGGCGCTTCTGGAGAAAATACCTGCACCTGAACTTCCACGCCCTGGTGGGCCTGGCCACGGAAGAGCTCCTGCGGGTGGCCCGCTGA
- the RECQL4 gene encoding ATP-dependent DNA helicase Q4 isoform X3, whose product MERLRDVRERLQAWERAFWRQRGRRPSQDDVEAAPEETRALYREYRTLKRTTGQAGGGPRSSESLPAAAEEAPEPHCWGPHLNRAATQSPQPTPGRSCQGSVPDYGQRLKANLKGTLQAGPALGRRPWPLGRPSSKTPTPKPPGTGPVLSFAEKASDEPPHPPEPQPRPGRLQHLQASLSQRLGSLDPGWLQRCHSEVPDFLGAPKACRPDLGSEESQLLPPAESAVLGPGAGSQGPEASALQEVSIGAGSPQPSSSRGEKRRRNKEPWGSPAQVQQESSQAEPPLEGAGAVALEEDPPGEPIQAQPPQPCSSPSTPRYHGLSPSSQARAGKAEGTAHLHIFPRLACHDRGNYVRLNMKQKRYVRGRALRGRLLRKQAWKQKWRKKGESFGGGGATVTIKESCFLNEQFDHWAARCPQPELPFHPLLPAPASEEDTDPVGPGPLVPAPQPVPEVPSLDPAVLPLYSLGPSGQLAETPAEVFQALKLLGHQAFRPGQERAVMRILSGAGKSLCYQLPALLYTQRSPCLTLVVSPLLSLMDDQVSGLPPCLKAACIHSGMTRKQRESVLQKVRAAQVHVLMLTPEALVGSGGLPPATRLPPVAFACIDEAHCLSQWSHNFRPCYLRVCKVLRERMGVHCFLGLTATATRRTASDVAQHLAVAKEPGLHGPAPVPANLHLSVSMDRDTDQALLTLLQGERFRNLDSIIIYCNRREDTERIAALLRTCLHAARVPGSGGRAPKTTAEAYHAGMCSRERRRVQRAFMQGQLRVVVATVAFGMGLDRPDVRAVLHLGLPPSFESYVQAVGRAGRDGQPAHCHLFLQPQGEDLRELRRHVHADSTDFLAVKRLVQRVFPACTCTRLPPEQEGAMGEERPVPKYPPQEAEQLGGHQAAPGPRRACTGHERALPIQLTVQALDMPEEAIETLLCYLELHPRHWLELLATTYTHCRLNCPGGPAQLQALAHRCPPLAVCLAQRLPEDPGQGSSSVEFDMVKLVDSMGWELASVRQALCQLQWDHKPRTGVRRGTGVLVEFSELAFHLRSPGDLTPEEKDQICDFLYGRVQARERQALARLRRTFQAFHSVAFPSCGPCLEQQDEGRSTRLKDLLGHYFEEEEAQGPGGMEDAQAPEPGQARLQDWEDQVRGDIRQFLSLRPEEKFSGRAVARIFHGIGSPCYPAQVYGQDRRFWRKYLHLNFHALVGLATEELLRVAR is encoded by the exons ATGGAGCGGCTGCGGGACGTGCGGGAGCGGCTGCAGGCGTGGGAGCGCGCGTTCTGGCGGCAGCGCGGGCGGCGACCGAGCCAG GACGACGTGGAGGCGGCGCCGGAGGAGACACGCG CGCTCTACCGGGAGTACCGCACTCTGAAGCGGACCACGGGCCAGGCCGGCGGCGGGCCCCGCAGCTCCGAGTCGCTCCCCGCGGCGGCCGAAGAG GCGCCAGAGCCCCATTGCTGGGGGCCCCATCTGAATCGGGCTGCGACCCAGAGTCCACAACCTACGCCAGGGCGGAGCTGCCAGGGCTCGGTGCCGGACTACGGGCAGCGGCTCAAGGCCAATCTGAAAGGCACCCTGCAG GCCGGACCAGCCCTGGGCCGCAGACCCTGGCCTCTAGGAAGACCCTCATCCAAGACGCCCACCCCAAAGCCCCCAGGTACAGGGCCTGTCCTCTCCTTTGCAGAAAAAGCCAGTGATGAGCCTCCACATCCCCCTGAGCCCCAGCCAAGGCCAGGCCGGCTCCAGCATCTGCAGGCATCCCTGAGCCAGCGGCTGGGCTCCCTAGATCCTGGCTGGTTACAGCGATGTCACAGTGAGGTCCCAGATTTTCTGGGGGCCCCCAAAGCCTGCAGGCCTGATCTAGGCTCAGAGGAATCACAACTTCTGCCCCCTGCTGAGTCGGCTGTCCTTGGTCCTGGTGCTGGCTCCCAGGGCCCAGAGGCTTCAGCCCTCCAAGAAGTCAGCATCGGTGCAGGGAGTCCCCAGCCCAGCAGCAGTCGAGGCGAGAAGCGGAGACGGAACAAGGAGCCCTGGGGGAGCCCCGCACAGGTCCAGCAGGAGAGCAGCCAGGCTGAACCCCCATTGGAGGGGGCTGGGGCTGTAGCACTTGAGGAAGACCCTCCAGGGGAACCCATACAGGCACAGCCACCTCAGCCCTGCAGCAGCCCGTCGACCCCCAGGTACCACGGACTCAGCCCCTCCAGTCAGGCTAGGGCTGGGAAGGCTGAGGGCACAGCCCACCTGCACATCTTCCCTAGGCTGGCCTGCCATGACAGGGGCAATTATGTACGGCTCAACATGAAGCAGAAACGCTATGTGCGGGGCCGGGCGCTCCGTGGCAGGCTCCTCCGCAAGCAG GCATGGAAGCAGAAGTGGCGGAAGAAAGGGGAGTCCTTTGGGGGTGGTGGTGCCACAGTCACAATCAAGGAGTCTTGCTTCCTGAATGAGCAGTTCGATCACTGGGCAGCCCGGTGTCCCCAGCCAG AGCTTCCATTCCAccctctcctgcctgccccagcGAGTGAGGAAGACACAGACCCTGTTGGGCCTGGGCCGCTGGTTCCTGCACCACAACCTGTACCTGAGGTGCCCAGCCTGGACCCTGCTGTGCTGCCACTCTACTCCCTGGGGCCCTCAGGGCAGCTGGCAG AGACGCCGGCTGAGGTGTTCCAGGCCCTGAAGCTGCTGGGGCACCAAGCCTTCCGCCCTGGGCAGGAGCGTGCAGTCATGCGGATCCTGTCTG GTGCCGGCAAGTCCCTGTGCTACCAGCTCCCGGCGCTGCTCTACACTCAGCGCAGCCCCTGCCTCACGTTGGTCGTCTCTCCCCTGCTGTCACTCATGGACGACCAG GTGTCTGGCCTGCCACCGTGTCTCAAGGCGGCCTGCATACACTCGGGCATGACCAGGAAGCAACGGGAATCTGTCCTGCAGAAG GTTCGGGCAGCCCAGGTACATGTGCTGATGCTGACACCTGAAGCGCTGGTGGGGTCGGGAGGCCTCCCTCCAGCCACACGGCTGCCTCCAGTTGCTTTTGCCTGTATTGATGAGGCCCACTGCCTCTCCCAGTGGTCCCACAACTTCCGGCCCTGCTATCTGCGTGTCTGCAAG GTGCTTCGGGAGCGCATGGGTGTGCACTGCTTCCTGGGCCTCACAGCCACAGCCACACGCCGCACTGCCAGTGACGTGGCACAGCACTTGGCTGTGGCCAAAGAGCCTGGCCTCCATGGGCCAGCCCCAGTTCCCGCCAACCTGCACCTTTCCGTGTCCATGGACAGGGACACAGACCAG GCACTGTTGACGCTGCTGCAAGGCGAACGTTTTCGAAACCTGGATTCCATTATCATTTACTGCAACCGGCGTGAGGACACAGAGCGGATCGCTGCGCTCCTCCGAACCTGCCTGCACGCAGCCCGGGTCCCAGGGTCTGGAG GTCGTGCCCCCAAAACCACGGCCGAGGCCTACCACGCAGGCATGTGCAGCCGGGAACGGCGGCGGGTACAGCGGGCCTTCATGCAGGGCCAGTTGCGGGTGGTGGTGGCCACGGTGGCCTTCGGGATGGGGCTGGACCGGCCAGATGTGCGGGCTGTGCTGCATCTGGGGCTGCCCCCAAGCTTCGAGAGCTACGTGCAGGCCGTGGGCCGGGCCGGGCGTGACGGGCAGCCTGCCCACTGCCACCTCTTCCTGCAGCCCCAG GGCGAAGACCTGCGAGAGCTGCGCAGACACGTGCATGCCGACAGCACGGACTTCCTGGCTGTGAAGAGGCTGGTACAGCGCGTGTTCCCAGCCTGCACCTGCACCAGGCTGCCCCCGGAGCAGGAAGGGGCCATGGGTGAAGAGAGGCCTGTGCCCAAGTACCCCCCTCAAGAGGCTGAACAGCTTGGTGGCCACCAAGCAGCCCCAGGACCCAGAAGGGCCTGCACGGGCCATGAGCGGGCACTCCCAATACAGCTTACTGTACAGGCTCTGGACATGCCGGAGGAGG CCATTGAGACTTTGCTGTGCTACCTGGAGCTGCACCCACGCCACTGGCTGGAGCTGCTGGCGACCACCTATACCCACTGCCGTCTGAACTGCCCTGGGGGCCCTGCCCAGCTTCAGGCCCTGGCCCACAG GTGTCCCCCTTTGGCTGTGTGCTTGGCCCAGCGACTGCCTGAGGACCCGGGGCAAGGCAGCAGTTCCGTGGAGTTTGACATGGTCAAGCTGGTAGACTCCATGGGCTGGGAGCTGGCCTCTGTGCGGCAGGCTCTCTGCCAGCTGCAGTGGGACCACAAGCCCAGGACAG GTGTGCGGCGTGGGACAGGGGTGCTTGTGGAGTTCAGTGAGCTGGCCTTCCACCTTCGCAGCCCGGGGGACCTGACCCCTGAGGAGAAGGACCAGATCTGTGACTTCCTCTATGGCCGTGTGCAGGCCCGGGAGCGCCAGGCCCTGGCCCGTCTGCGCAGAACCTTCCAGGCCTTTCACAG TGTGGCCTTCCCCAGCTGCGGGCCCTGCCTGGAGCAGCAGGATGAGGGGCGCAGCACCAGGCTCAAGGACCTGCTCGGCCACTACTTTGAGGAAGAGGAAGCACAGGGGCCGGGAGGCATGGAGGACGCACAGGCCCCCGAGCCAGGGCAGGCCAGA CTCCAGGATTGGGAGGACCAGGTCCGCGGCGACATCCGCCAGTTTCTGTCCCTGAGGCCGGAGGAGAAGTTCTCGGGCAGGGCTGTGGCCCGCATCTTCCATGGCATCG GAAGCCCCTGCTACCCAGCCCAGGTGTACGGGCAGGACCGGCGCTTCTGGAGAAAATACCTGCACCTGAACTTCCACGCCCTGGTGGGCCTGGCCACGGAAGAGCTCCTGCGGGTGGCCCGCTGA